One Halovivax ruber XH-70 genomic region harbors:
- a CDS encoding quinone oxidoreductase family protein, giving the protein MQAIEVTEYGDSDALEVTEREKPEPGPGEVRIAVEAAGINFADVMQRRGVYPGGPDAPYVPGMEAAGTVDAAGEGVGLDEGDRVVAMLGGGGYAEYVTANAQMLFPIPEGMSFEEAAGFPVQFLTAHCCLFGWGGLEEGDGAATAANPERASGRAERVLIQAAAGGVGTAAVQLASNAGAEVFGTASTQEKLDLAADLGCDHPIQYTDVDFRDVVDEETDGEGVDLVLESVGDDVFDRSLDAMAHFGRLVTYGVASGVPASAENRRLLFENKSVHGFHLGQASSHDPSRVMAAVPDLTSGFESGDLEVIVGETFPLADAAEAHQFIEDRESQGKVVLVPE; this is encoded by the coding sequence ATGCAGGCAATCGAGGTCACGGAGTACGGCGACAGTGACGCACTCGAAGTCACAGAGCGCGAGAAACCTGAACCCGGCCCGGGCGAGGTCCGCATCGCCGTCGAAGCGGCGGGGATCAACTTCGCCGACGTGATGCAACGACGCGGCGTCTATCCAGGTGGACCAGACGCGCCGTACGTCCCGGGGATGGAGGCAGCGGGTACCGTCGACGCCGCTGGTGAGGGCGTCGGACTGGACGAAGGCGACCGCGTCGTCGCGATGCTCGGCGGTGGCGGCTACGCCGAGTACGTCACGGCAAACGCCCAGATGCTGTTCCCGATTCCGGAGGGGATGAGCTTCGAGGAGGCCGCAGGGTTTCCCGTCCAGTTCCTCACCGCACACTGCTGTCTCTTCGGCTGGGGCGGACTCGAAGAAGGTGATGGGGCGGCTACCGCCGCCAATCCGGAGCGCGCCAGCGGGCGCGCGGAACGCGTCCTCATCCAGGCCGCTGCGGGCGGCGTCGGCACTGCCGCCGTCCAGCTCGCCTCGAACGCCGGGGCGGAGGTCTTCGGCACGGCGAGCACCCAGGAAAAACTCGACCTCGCCGCCGACCTGGGCTGTGACCACCCCATCCAGTACACCGACGTCGACTTCCGCGACGTGGTCGACGAGGAGACCGACGGCGAGGGCGTGGACCTCGTCCTAGAAAGCGTCGGCGACGATGTCTTCGACCGGAGCCTCGACGCGATGGCTCACTTCGGCCGGCTGGTCACCTACGGCGTCGCCAGCGGCGTTCCCGCCAGCGCCGAGAATCGCCGCCTCCTCTTCGAGAACAAGAGCGTCCACGGTTTCCACCTCGGCCAGGCGTCCAGTCACGACCCTAGCCGGGTCATGGCTGCCGTCCCCGATCTCACCAGTGGCTTCGAATCCGGCGACCTCGAGGTGATCGTCGGCGAGACGTTCCCGCTCGCCGACGCGGCCGAGGCGCACCAGTTCATCGAGGATCGCGAGAGTCAGGGAAAAGTCGTCCTCGTGCCCGAATAA
- a CDS encoding 8-oxo-dGTP diphosphatase, protein MYEGTLCFVVSDDEVLLIEKRRGLGEGWYNGPGGKREAGETIRECAIREVREEVGIDVDTPALSKAGELTFRLDGDPQIHCHVFRTDRFDGEPRPSEEARPEWFPLDEVPYDQMWDDDHLWLPGVLQGRTVEGRFDFEGGEPLDDADFVDHDLEWEIAFE, encoded by the coding sequence ATGTACGAGGGGACGCTGTGTTTCGTCGTCAGCGACGACGAGGTGTTGCTCATCGAGAAACGTCGCGGGCTCGGCGAGGGGTGGTACAATGGACCGGGCGGCAAGCGCGAAGCCGGCGAGACGATCCGCGAGTGTGCGATCCGAGAGGTGCGCGAAGAAGTCGGTATCGACGTGGACACGCCGGCCCTCTCGAAGGCGGGCGAACTCACCTTTCGGCTCGACGGCGACCCGCAGATCCACTGCCACGTCTTCCGGACGGATCGCTTCGACGGCGAGCCACGACCCTCCGAGGAAGCCCGTCCCGAGTGGTTCCCCCTCGACGAGGTCCCCTACGACCAGATGTGGGACGACGACCACCTCTGGTTGCCGGGCGTCCTCCAGGGGCGGACGGTCGAGGGTCGCTTCGACTTCGAGGGCGGCGAACCGCTCGACGATGCGGACTTCGTCGACCACGACCTCGAGTGGGAGATCGCGTTCGAGTGA